The Bacteroidota bacterium genome includes a region encoding these proteins:
- a CDS encoding GxxExxY protein: MDENEISKIIIGCAIEVHKKLGPGLLESAYEECHSYELIQAGLVVERQKALPLVYKEVKMECGYRLDIMVNKKVITEIKAVEAITDIHCAQLLTYLRITGCKLGLLINFNVLKLSEGGLKRIVNNL, from the coding sequence ATGGACGAAAATGAAATTTCTAAAATAATTATTGGTTGCGCAATTGAGGTTCACAAAAAACTTGGACCCGGATTGTTAGAATCAGCATATGAAGAATGCCATTCGTATGAATTAATACAAGCGGGATTAGTTGTTGAACGACAGAAAGCTTTGCCTTTAGTATACAAAGAAGTAAAAATGGAATGCGGTTACCGATTAGATATTATGGTCAATAAAAAAGTGATTACTGAAATTAAAGCGGTTGAAGCAATAACGGACATACATTGCGCTCAACTATTGACATATTTAAGAATTACAGGATGTAAATTAGGGCTTTTAATTAACTTCAATGTTTTGAAATTGTCTGAAGGTGGATTAAAAAGAATAGTAAACAATCTCTGA
- a CDS encoding SIS domain-containing protein, whose amino-acid sequence MDIQKFVKKYSADFASLLNLLEATDSSSRKLSYEEGIEKAVEMVKKVQSANKKIMMVGNGGSAGIASHQAVDYWKNGGVRATAFNDSSLLTCISNDFSYAEVFSVPIEKFADKDDIVFCISSSGGSKNILNAAEQAKKSGCLVVTFSGFKNDNPLRKLGDLNFYLPSHSYGYVEILHLFIIHNILDAKLYCSDKVDVFNKNLPL is encoded by the coding sequence ATGGACATACAAAAATTCGTAAAAAAATATTCTGCTGACTTTGCTTCATTGCTTAATTTGCTGGAAGCAACGGATTCTTCTTCAAGGAAATTATCTTATGAAGAAGGAATAGAGAAAGCAGTAGAAATGGTAAAGAAAGTGCAATCGGCAAATAAAAAAATAATGATGGTGGGCAACGGAGGCAGTGCCGGAATTGCCAGCCATCAGGCAGTGGATTACTGGAAGAACGGTGGAGTGCGAGCAACCGCATTTAACGATTCATCTTTGCTGACCTGTATCTCTAATGATTTCAGCTATGCGGAAGTTTTTTCTGTACCCATTGAAAAATTTGCTGACAAAGACGATATTGTTTTCTGCATCAGCAGTTCGGGCGGATCAAAAAATATTCTGAACGCTGCAGAGCAGGCAAAAAAATCTGGATGTTTAGTTGTTACTTTTTCAGGATTCAAGAATGATAATCCTCTGCGAAAACTTGGGGACTTGAATTTTTATCTTCCTTCTCATTCTTATGGTTACGTGGAAATTCTGCACCTGTTTATCATTCACAATATACTGGACGCGAAACTTTATTGCTCGGACAAAGTAGATGTGTTTAATAAAAACTTGCCGCTATAA
- a CDS encoding class I SAM-dependent methyltransferase → MKNGLPSLDLLDLLPGFNTEISPYTFLNGTSTTIDIAILKALASTYKDCSYMEIGTWRGESIANISDAAKECVSISLSDEEMRHMKFPEKMIGVQRFFSKEKKNIQYVTHNSKTFDFSSLNKKFDLIFVDGDHEYPAVKSDTANVFKLLKDDNSIIVWHDYGTAFETICWPVLAGILDGAPADKRKNIYHLSNTLCAIYTTKNLRTSKLEYPTVPNKNFRVRISAEKI, encoded by the coding sequence ATGAAAAACGGACTTCCTTCTCTTGATCTTCTTGATTTGCTTCCGGGTTTCAATACGGAAATTTCTCCCTACACATTTCTAAACGGCACATCCACTACCATTGACATCGCCATCTTAAAAGCGCTTGCCTCTACATACAAAGACTGCTCGTATATGGAAATAGGAACGTGGCGAGGAGAAAGTATTGCAAATATTTCTGATGCGGCAAAAGAATGTGTTTCCATCAGCTTGTCTGACGAAGAAATGAGGCATATGAAATTTCCTGAGAAGATGATTGGCGTTCAGCGATTTTTTTCAAAGGAGAAAAAGAATATTCAGTATGTCACGCACAATTCAAAGACATTTGATTTTTCATCGCTGAATAAAAAATTTGATTTGATTTTTGTGGATGGAGACCACGAATATCCGGCTGTGAAAAGCGATACAGCAAATGTTTTCAAACTTTTAAAGGATGACAATTCAATAATCGTATGGCACGATTACGGAACTGCGTTTGAAACTATTTGCTGGCCTGTGTTGGCTGGAATTCTGGATGGCGCTCCTGCAGATAAAAGAAAAAATATTTATCATCTCTCCAATACCCTATGTGCAATCTACACAACAAAAAATCTGAGAACAAGCAAACTGGAATATCCCACTGTTCCAAATAAAAATTTCAGGGTAAGGATTTCAGCAGAGAAAATTTAA
- a CDS encoding T9SS type A sorting domain-containing protein produces MKKTFFYLICLFLSHDFFAQGTWTQLTSFPSAARWGSSSFDIGNKGYVGMGYDGTNHYGDLWEYDPGANSWTQKAGITVGRRLCATFAVNGKGYVSLGATTLSSPTIQEVWEFNPSNNSWVQKNNFPSSPRYSPATFVIGNKAYIVCGNEGSSSGPFTNELWEYNPTNDTWIQKTNFPSTARYGCTGFELNNFGYVGLGYSGSFHNDLYMYDATNDSWIQKANFAGTARNYAIGFKACNKSYVGLGQSNGNAYSDIWEYNYFGNTWSQATNFGGGNRWVSVSCVINGTAYAGLGSNNGFTNMYNDWWKFSCDGNGIFENELINNFVSIHPTVFSNSATLEIISPYQNNNCELKIFDITGKLNREEKIISYKMNIERKNLQQGVYFFEVINENKKIGWGKFIVE; encoded by the coding sequence ATGAAAAAAACATTCTTTTATCTCATTTGCCTTTTTCTTAGCCACGATTTTTTCGCGCAAGGAACTTGGACACAATTGACAAGTTTTCCATCTGCTGCAAGATGGGGTTCTTCATCATTCGATATTGGAAATAAGGGATATGTTGGAATGGGTTATGATGGAACAAATCATTATGGAGATTTATGGGAATACGATCCCGGAGCAAATAGCTGGACACAAAAAGCAGGAATTACTGTAGGAAGGCGTCTTTGTGCAACATTTGCCGTAAATGGAAAAGGATATGTAAGCTTAGGTGCCACTACTCTTTCATCACCAACCATACAAGAAGTTTGGGAATTTAACCCATCTAATAATTCCTGGGTTCAAAAAAATAATTTTCCAAGCAGCCCCCGATATAGTCCGGCAACATTTGTTATAGGAAATAAAGCATATATTGTTTGTGGCAATGAAGGATCTTCTTCCGGTCCTTTTACAAATGAATTATGGGAATATAATCCAACAAATGATACATGGATTCAAAAAACAAATTTCCCCAGCACAGCAAGATACGGCTGCACTGGATTTGAATTAAATAATTTTGGTTATGTGGGATTAGGATACTCGGGTTCTTTTCATAATGACCTTTATATGTATGATGCAACGAATGATTCATGGATTCAAAAGGCGAATTTTGCAGGCACCGCAAGAAATTATGCTATCGGATTTAAGGCTTGCAACAAGAGTTATGTGGGGCTTGGTCAGTCTAATGGAAATGCCTACTCAGATATTTGGGAATACAATTATTTTGGCAATACATGGTCACAAGCAACAAATTTTGGCGGAGGAAACAGATGGGTATCAGTTAGCTGTGTTATTAATGGAACTGCATACGCTGGTTTGGGTTCCAACAATGGATTTACAAATATGTATAATGATTGGTGGAAATTTAGTTGTGACGGAAATGGAATATTTGAAAATGAATTAATAAATAATTTTGTTTCTATTCATCCAACTGTATTTTCAAATTCAGCCACGCTCGAAATAATTTCTCCCTATCAAAATAATAATTGCGAATTAAAAATTTTTGACATTACCGGAAAATTAAACAGAGAAGAGAAAATCATTTCTTACAAGATGAATATTGAAAGAAAAAATCTTCAGCAAGGGGTCTATTTTTTTGAAGTGATTAATGAAAATAAAAAAATTGGCTGGGGTAAATTTATTGTAGAATAA